The Ruania alba genome has a window encoding:
- a CDS encoding Gfo/Idh/MocA family protein has protein sequence MSAAINIAVVGLGFGEAFVPIYQAHPSVGRIALVDVSTERLARVGEMYGVESRYTSYEDMLADSTWDAVHILAPVSFHANYTLAALRAGKHVACAVPMATDLADIDEIIEAQAASGKQYMMMETSTFAREFRAVQNLLQDGSLGDLTLYKGVHIQNLDGYPPYWLGFPPMQYITHALSPALRLTGTSVKDVVAYGSGRLDEDQTGTSQNPYPTEVGLFRLDGHDLVPEVTMSFFKVARPYIEGFSVYGSKASVEWPPVEKTTPLVYELQDLDPNQADTGLRGRRSTTVELAVDDGTELLPEPLRRFVDTYEVLPANGDAPVWKSAEHGGSHPHLVHEFISAVVEGCVPTVGPVTAAEWTAPGICAHESAMNDGERVVVPQYRGRSGR, from the coding sequence ATGAGCGCTGCCATCAATATTGCTGTGGTCGGCCTCGGTTTCGGAGAGGCCTTCGTGCCGATCTATCAGGCCCATCCCTCGGTCGGGCGGATCGCCCTGGTGGACGTGTCCACGGAGCGGCTTGCCCGCGTGGGGGAGATGTACGGCGTCGAGAGTCGCTACACCAGCTACGAGGACATGCTGGCCGACTCGACCTGGGACGCCGTCCACATCCTGGCGCCGGTGTCGTTTCACGCCAACTACACGCTGGCCGCGCTGCGTGCCGGCAAACACGTCGCGTGTGCGGTGCCGATGGCGACCGACCTGGCCGATATCGACGAGATCATCGAGGCTCAGGCCGCGAGTGGCAAGCAGTACATGATGATGGAGACCTCGACGTTCGCGCGGGAGTTTCGCGCCGTGCAGAACCTGCTGCAGGACGGCAGCCTCGGGGACCTGACCTTGTACAAGGGCGTGCACATCCAGAACCTCGACGGATACCCGCCCTACTGGCTGGGCTTCCCGCCGATGCAGTACATCACCCATGCACTCTCGCCGGCGCTGCGGCTCACGGGCACCAGTGTTAAGGATGTCGTGGCGTACGGGAGTGGCCGACTGGATGAGGACCAGACGGGGACGTCACAGAACCCGTACCCGACGGAGGTCGGACTGTTCCGGCTCGATGGCCACGACCTTGTTCCGGAGGTGACCATGTCGTTCTTCAAGGTCGCACGCCCGTACATCGAGGGCTTCAGCGTCTATGGCAGCAAGGCGTCGGTGGAGTGGCCGCCCGTGGAGAAGACGACACCCCTGGTGTACGAACTCCAGGACCTGGACCCCAACCAAGCGGATACCGGGCTCCGAGGGCGACGCTCCACCACTGTGGAGCTAGCCGTCGATGATGGCACCGAGTTGCTCCCCGAGCCGTTGCGCCGCTTTGTGGACACCTATGAGGTCCTGCCCGCGAACGGGGACGCTCCGGTGTGGAAGTCAGCCGAACACGGCGGCTCCCACCCGCATCTCGTCCACGAGTTCATCTCCGCTGTCGTGGAGGGGTGTGTGCCGACCGTCGGGCCGGTGACAGCGGCCGAGTGGACTGCCCCTGGGATCTGCGCCCATGAATCTGCCATGAACGACGGCGAGCGGGTGGTGGTTCCTCAGTACCGGGGCAGGTCCGGCCGCTGA
- a CDS encoding EthD family reductase: protein MYRVSVLYGHPENPEEFDSYYEKVHIPLAQRMPGLVRWTLTKPDRQDGEMAGVYLIADLYAETKEKLDEVLASPEGQAAAADVANFATGGATFVFGEEREIDLS from the coding sequence ATGTACCGCGTCAGTGTTCTGTACGGGCATCCTGAGAATCCCGAGGAGTTCGACTCCTACTACGAGAAGGTTCACATCCCGCTCGCGCAGCGAATGCCTGGGCTGGTGCGCTGGACCTTGACCAAGCCAGACCGCCAGGACGGTGAGATGGCAGGCGTCTACCTCATCGCCGATCTGTACGCCGAGACGAAGGAAAAGCTCGACGAGGTACTGGCCTCACCTGAGGGGCAGGCCGCCGCGGCGGACGTGGCGAACTTCGCCACCGGCGGTGCCACGTTCGTCTTCGGTGAGGAAAGGGAGATCGACCTGTCATGA
- a CDS encoding phosphoenolpyruvate hydrolase family protein: MSETRTEILSRLHDKIRAGQPVIGGGAGTGLSAKCAEAAGLDLIVIYNSGRYRMAGRSSMAGLMPYGDANAIVMDMAKEVLPVVNRMPVFAGVCGTDPFRIIPRFLDDVVNAGFSGVQNYPTVCLFDGIIRANLEETGLGFDKEVDLIRAARERDLLTMAYVSDEEEATAMTEAGADILVPHMGLTTSGMIGAQTAMTLDDATDQVAELQRVISSIRSEAIVLCHGGPIAGPEEARHVISRTRGVHGFLGASSMERLPTEVAMVDHMRSYSDITLPS, translated from the coding sequence ATGTCTGAAACCCGTACCGAGATCCTCTCGCGCCTCCACGACAAGATTCGCGCCGGACAGCCAGTCATCGGCGGCGGTGCTGGCACCGGGCTCTCGGCCAAGTGTGCCGAGGCTGCAGGGCTCGACCTGATCGTCATCTACAACTCCGGCCGCTACCGGATGGCCGGGCGGAGCTCCATGGCGGGACTCATGCCCTATGGCGACGCCAATGCGATCGTGATGGATATGGCCAAGGAAGTCCTGCCTGTCGTGAACCGAATGCCGGTCTTTGCGGGCGTGTGCGGGACGGACCCGTTCCGGATCATTCCCCGGTTCCTGGACGACGTCGTCAATGCGGGCTTCAGTGGTGTTCAGAACTATCCGACGGTGTGCCTCTTCGACGGGATCATCCGCGCGAACCTGGAAGAGACAGGCCTGGGTTTCGACAAGGAAGTCGACCTCATCCGCGCGGCACGTGAGCGCGACCTGTTGACCATGGCGTACGTCTCCGACGAGGAGGAAGCAACGGCCATGACCGAGGCCGGGGCTGACATCCTGGTGCCGCACATGGGCCTGACCACCTCCGGCATGATCGGTGCGCAGACGGCGATGACCCTCGATGATGCCACCGACCAGGTGGCCGAACTCCAGCGGGTGATCTCCAGCATTCGCTCGGAAGCGATCGTGCTGTGCCACGGCGGCCCCATCGCTGGTCCGGAGGAAGCGCGGCATGTCATCTCTCGAACGCGCGGTGTGCACGGATTCCTCGGTGCCTCAAGCATGGAGCGCCTGCCGACGGAGGTCGCGATGGTCGACCACATGCGGTCCTACTCCGACATCACCCTCCCGTCCTAA
- a CDS encoding Tm-1-like ATP-binding domain-containing protein: MSPENEPVETGESATMRIALIGALDTKGEEYAFLKDEIEELGHIAVLIDVGVLGDPTLAADVSREAVAESQGASIEHLQQAGERGAGMRVMAGGAAEVVADLVGKGAVGGVLAVGGSNAAYIMARVSEALPVGLPKVLVSTMASGDTRPYVGSTDLTMMNSIVDINGLNRITRPVLRNAVGAVVGMASEWFGGASDARSADEAPVVAISMFGVTTACASQLAQHLQAHADPLSFHANGAGGRALEALVRRGQVQAVADMTTTELADELFGGVCSAGPDRLTAAGAAGVPQVVSLGALDMVNFGARASVPAHLEGRLFYEHNPDVTLMRTNEEECAQLGALLARRLNDAEGPCAVVIPTRGVSMISVAGAPFHHPAADAALIESLRADLNPDVHVTTHDTDINDPIVADTISTLVVDHLKKGHHV, encoded by the coding sequence ATGAGTCCCGAGAATGAGCCAGTCGAGACGGGGGAGTCCGCCACGATGCGCATCGCATTGATCGGCGCCCTCGACACCAAAGGCGAGGAGTACGCATTCCTCAAGGACGAGATCGAGGAGCTCGGTCACATCGCCGTGCTGATCGACGTCGGAGTACTCGGTGATCCGACGCTCGCTGCGGACGTCTCTCGCGAGGCGGTCGCGGAGAGTCAAGGCGCCTCGATCGAGCACCTGCAACAGGCGGGCGAGCGGGGCGCTGGAATGCGCGTCATGGCCGGCGGCGCAGCCGAAGTGGTGGCTGACCTGGTGGGCAAGGGGGCGGTCGGGGGAGTGTTGGCCGTCGGTGGATCCAATGCCGCGTACATCATGGCCCGGGTGAGCGAAGCGCTCCCCGTGGGACTGCCCAAGGTGTTGGTCTCCACGATGGCCTCTGGCGATACGCGCCCGTACGTCGGCTCGACTGACCTGACGATGATGAATTCCATCGTCGACATCAACGGGCTGAATCGCATCACCCGACCCGTTCTGCGCAATGCGGTCGGTGCGGTGGTGGGCATGGCGTCGGAGTGGTTCGGTGGGGCGAGCGATGCCCGATCGGCTGATGAAGCGCCGGTCGTGGCGATCTCGATGTTCGGAGTCACCACAGCGTGTGCTTCGCAGCTGGCACAGCACCTGCAGGCTCACGCAGATCCCTTGAGCTTCCATGCCAACGGTGCTGGTGGGCGTGCGCTCGAGGCGCTCGTGCGCCGGGGGCAGGTCCAAGCAGTTGCCGACATGACCACCACCGAGTTGGCTGACGAACTCTTCGGTGGCGTGTGCTCCGCGGGTCCGGATCGTCTGACGGCGGCCGGTGCGGCAGGTGTGCCGCAGGTGGTGAGCCTGGGCGCGCTGGACATGGTCAACTTCGGGGCCCGCGCGAGCGTGCCCGCGCACCTGGAAGGGCGGCTGTTCTACGAACACAACCCTGACGTGACACTGATGCGCACCAACGAGGAGGAGTGCGCACAGCTGGGTGCGTTGCTGGCACGGCGACTGAACGACGCCGAGGGACCCTGCGCCGTCGTGATTCCTACCCGGGGGGTCTCGATGATCTCGGTGGCGGGCGCTCCGTTCCATCACCCCGCGGCCGACGCCGCCCTGATCGAGAGTCTGCGCGCGGACCTCAACCCGGACGTTCACGTCACCACGCATGATACCGACATCAACGACCCGATCGTTGCCGACACCATCTCCACCCTCGTCGTGGACCACCTGAAGAAGGGACACCATGTCTGA
- a CDS encoding carbohydrate ABC transporter permease: MRSMRSVLPVGFTLVLGVLYIVPLLWIILTTFKSNSQVLQAPNSVIFTPTLDALQGILSAAADSIVISLIVSSIVTVVVLALAVPAAYALARRVSATWVTVGAIALGAFLVLQMVPQPMAVIPIYGILANWGLVNEIAGLVLADTALFLPFAILLLRPFVLAIPTELYEAAQIDGASQFRSFRSIVIPLLPNGIATVASLLFIITWGEFIYATTLLDPSSMPVSGLLAQQVSMYGINWNQMMGLALLTSLPLLVVFLIAKRYLVEGLSVGAVK; this comes from the coding sequence ATGCGATCCATGCGAAGCGTCCTGCCCGTGGGATTCACGCTGGTCCTGGGTGTCTTGTACATCGTCCCGCTGCTGTGGATCATCCTGACGACGTTCAAGAGCAACAGCCAGGTGCTGCAGGCGCCCAACAGCGTCATCTTCACGCCCACCTTGGATGCGCTCCAGGGCATCCTGTCGGCGGCGGCTGATTCGATCGTCATCTCGCTGATCGTCTCCAGCATTGTGACCGTGGTCGTGCTGGCGCTTGCTGTCCCGGCTGCGTATGCGCTGGCTCGGAGAGTCTCGGCAACCTGGGTCACGGTCGGGGCGATCGCGCTCGGTGCGTTCCTGGTCTTGCAGATGGTGCCGCAGCCGATGGCGGTGATCCCCATCTACGGCATCCTCGCCAACTGGGGCCTGGTCAATGAGATCGCCGGCCTCGTGCTCGCCGATACGGCGCTGTTCCTGCCGTTCGCGATCCTGCTGCTGCGCCCTTTCGTACTCGCCATCCCCACGGAGCTGTACGAGGCGGCGCAGATCGACGGCGCCAGTCAGTTCCGCTCGTTCCGGTCCATCGTCATCCCGCTCCTTCCGAACGGGATCGCGACTGTCGCGTCGTTGCTGTTCATCATCACGTGGGGGGAGTTCATCTACGCGACCACGTTGCTCGACCCGAGTTCCATGCCAGTCAGCGGTCTGCTTGCTCAACAGGTGTCGATGTACGGCATCAACTGGAACCAGATGATGGGCCTGGCCCTGTTGACGTCCCTGCCGTTGCTGGTGGTCTTTCTCATCGCCAAGCGATACCTGGTCGAAGGTCTATCCGTAGGAGCGGTCAAATGA
- a CDS encoding carbohydrate ABC transporter permease, with amino-acid sequence MVRTATAEAPARQRPDRLGTRKALAPASPALYLLPAVLVAAALSVYPLVEMVRMALSSVGPTDLISQWEFLGLENFRNVLGDPLFWESVRATALLTVGLIFSNLVVGYLGAMVLARRGRLASGVLALMVFVWALPPLVSGSVWKFMLSGDGVANAALGLVGLGPVNWLSSPQVALGSVTMVTAWAALPFAILVIRGGLLGISPEVLEAAAIDGAGPVRTTVSVIVPLLRPTFGVLLILTILHSFRSFDFVFVMTSGGPGTVTNTLPFFAYTTAFTTYDFGVGSAIAALAMLIIAVLAIPYILSVRREEQQ; translated from the coding sequence ATGGTACGAACTGCTACCGCCGAGGCGCCTGCGCGCCAGCGGCCTGACCGCCTCGGCACGCGCAAGGCACTGGCGCCCGCCTCACCGGCGCTGTACCTGCTGCCGGCGGTCCTGGTCGCTGCGGCACTCTCGGTCTATCCACTGGTCGAGATGGTGCGGATGGCCCTGAGCTCGGTGGGCCCCACCGACCTGATCAGCCAGTGGGAGTTCCTGGGTCTGGAGAATTTCCGCAACGTCCTGGGTGATCCGCTGTTCTGGGAGTCCGTGCGCGCGACGGCGTTGCTCACCGTTGGTCTGATCTTCTCCAACCTGGTCGTGGGCTACTTGGGTGCGATGGTGCTGGCACGCCGGGGCAGGCTCGCCTCCGGTGTGCTGGCACTGATGGTGTTCGTGTGGGCACTGCCACCGCTGGTCTCGGGCTCGGTGTGGAAATTCATGCTCTCCGGTGACGGCGTCGCGAACGCGGCGTTGGGGCTGGTCGGGCTCGGACCGGTCAACTGGCTGAGCTCGCCGCAAGTGGCGCTCGGATCGGTCACGATGGTCACCGCCTGGGCGGCGCTGCCGTTCGCCATCCTGGTGATCCGCGGTGGTCTGCTGGGCATCTCACCGGAGGTGCTCGAGGCGGCAGCCATCGACGGCGCCGGACCGGTCCGGACCACGGTGAGCGTGATTGTGCCGCTGTTGCGGCCCACGTTCGGGGTGCTGTTGATCCTGACGATCCTGCACTCCTTCCGGAGCTTCGATTTCGTGTTCGTGATGACGAGCGGCGGCCCGGGCACCGTGACGAACACGTTGCCGTTCTTTGCTTACACGACGGCGTTCACCACCTATGACTTCGGCGTCGGGAGCGCAATCGCGGCGTTGGCCATGCTGATCATCGCGGTGCTGGCGATTCCCTACATCCTCAGTGTGCGCAGGGAGGAGCAGCAGTGA
- a CDS encoding ABC transporter substrate-binding protein, with protein sequence MRGNGDGGSSDADGETLTVWSYFTSPGQIAALEEQNALFEAAHPDVTLESVTLPGDQVVQRLLSTATTQEGPDVVFDNVVVDFPTLAGSGVLYDMSSYWSEYEHADQFPDNATWEYEGGIYNVMSYTNLLGLYYNADALAEIGIEPPTTIEEFDAALHTVLEDGRYTPLALSGAPDVGSAWVTFPQLLGEGVNYCNISEEATESAFSRLQSWAESGIIPQDAATWDQTDAWQPFMTGNYAFAINGNWQLGNVPDASFEVGTTRYPAGSEGSHVFPGGEGIAIGEYASNPDLAWEYIKTAFMSDEGSEINYENSGQIPMRADVAENLDLSENELVIPFVEAAAETGVWPANEQTGEMQLQFGQATSAVISGQAPASEAAAMAVTGIEEAREAGGGGC encoded by the coding sequence GTGCGGGGGAACGGGGACGGCGGTAGCAGCGACGCCGACGGCGAGACCCTGACGGTGTGGAGCTACTTCACCTCACCCGGTCAGATCGCTGCGCTGGAGGAGCAGAACGCGTTGTTCGAGGCGGCGCATCCAGACGTCACGCTCGAAAGTGTGACGTTGCCTGGCGACCAGGTGGTGCAGCGGCTGTTGTCGACGGCGACGACGCAGGAAGGCCCTGACGTGGTCTTCGACAACGTTGTGGTCGATTTCCCCACGTTGGCGGGTTCCGGAGTGCTCTACGACATGAGCTCTTACTGGTCCGAGTACGAGCACGCGGACCAGTTCCCGGACAACGCCACCTGGGAGTACGAAGGTGGCATCTACAACGTGATGTCCTACACCAACCTGCTCGGGCTCTACTACAACGCGGACGCACTCGCAGAGATCGGCATCGAGCCGCCCACCACGATCGAGGAATTCGACGCTGCTCTGCATACCGTCCTGGAGGATGGCCGCTACACGCCGCTCGCCCTCTCCGGTGCGCCAGACGTCGGCTCCGCGTGGGTCACTTTCCCGCAGCTTCTCGGGGAAGGAGTCAACTACTGCAACATCTCCGAGGAGGCCACGGAGTCCGCCTTCTCCCGACTGCAGTCGTGGGCGGAGAGCGGCATCATTCCCCAGGATGCGGCCACCTGGGACCAGACTGACGCCTGGCAGCCGTTCATGACCGGCAACTATGCCTTCGCGATCAACGGCAACTGGCAGCTCGGAAACGTGCCCGATGCGAGTTTCGAGGTCGGTACGACCCGATACCCCGCCGGTTCAGAAGGCAGCCACGTGTTCCCCGGTGGAGAGGGCATCGCCATCGGCGAGTACGCCTCGAATCCCGACTTGGCCTGGGAGTACATCAAGACCGCGTTCATGTCCGATGAAGGCTCGGAGATCAACTACGAGAACTCCGGTCAGATCCCGATGCGTGCGGACGTCGCCGAGAACCTCGACCTGTCTGAGAACGAACTCGTGATCCCGTTCGTGGAGGCTGCCGCCGAGACTGGTGTGTGGCCGGCCAACGAGCAGACCGGGGAGATGCAGTTGCAGTTCGGCCAGGCGACCAGCGCAGTGATCTCGGGTCAGGCGCCGGCGAGCGAAGCCGCTGCGATGGCCGTCACTGGCATCGAGGAGGCCCGTGAGGCGGGCGGCGGCGGTTGCTGA
- a CDS encoding ROK family transcriptional regulator — protein sequence MARAGEVLRLIRSGKATTTTQLAEVMSLARSTVSERIDLLVRNGLLVPDGEVTLGRGRPPVRYAFNAQAGYVLAVQLGMSGARIALTDLTARVLTSRTVDVDLSLGPQRVFDTVIEELDDDLRAVGSTREQLRGVGLGVPGRTELSSIRSRGEHQVRPWSDFDVAGHIKSALHVPVYVDQDVNLLALSEHRSSWPSTQVFVCVKVGTTIGCGIVLNDEVFRGGAGLSGEIAHTPVQGSTHQCDCGNIGCLNATASGAALVAQLRGQDGSSSLSTRDVAQRAAAGDVAAIHAIRQAGRHVGEVLAGVVNLLNPEVLAVWGYLDDAGEYLLTGVREAIYSGALPAASESLVITRATLGNDAGVQGAATAVIEQIMKPAAIDGWIHQAETLTQ from the coding sequence GTGGCACGTGCTGGTGAGGTACTCCGCCTCATTCGGTCTGGGAAGGCGACCACGACGACGCAGCTCGCCGAGGTGATGTCCCTCGCCCGGTCGACCGTCAGCGAACGGATCGATCTGCTCGTACGCAACGGGCTACTCGTGCCTGACGGCGAAGTGACGCTCGGCCGTGGCCGTCCACCCGTGCGATACGCCTTCAACGCACAAGCTGGGTACGTCCTTGCCGTTCAGCTGGGGATGTCCGGTGCACGCATTGCGCTGACCGACCTCACAGCGCGCGTCCTCACGAGCCGCACCGTTGACGTCGACCTCAGCCTCGGACCGCAACGGGTCTTCGACACCGTCATCGAAGAGCTGGACGACGATCTGCGCGCCGTAGGTTCAACGCGCGAGCAGCTCCGCGGCGTCGGGCTGGGCGTACCGGGACGCACCGAACTCAGTTCCATCCGTTCGCGGGGGGAGCACCAGGTGCGGCCATGGAGCGATTTCGACGTCGCTGGCCACATCAAGAGCGCCCTGCACGTTCCCGTCTACGTTGACCAGGACGTCAACCTGTTGGCCCTGTCTGAGCACCGCTCGTCCTGGCCAAGCACGCAGGTCTTCGTGTGCGTCAAGGTCGGCACCACGATCGGATGCGGCATCGTGCTCAACGACGAGGTCTTCCGCGGCGGAGCAGGCCTCTCAGGCGAGATCGCTCACACACCGGTCCAAGGCAGCACGCATCAGTGCGATTGCGGCAATATCGGTTGCCTGAACGCCACCGCGAGCGGTGCAGCGTTGGTGGCCCAGTTGCGGGGCCAAGACGGCTCCTCCAGCCTCTCGACCCGCGACGTTGCGCAGCGGGCGGCTGCCGGTGACGTTGCTGCGATTCATGCCATCCGGCAGGCCGGGCGGCACGTCGGCGAAGTACTTGCCGGAGTGGTGAATCTGCTCAACCCCGAGGTGCTGGCGGTGTGGGGTTATCTGGACGATGCCGGCGAGTACCTGCTGACGGGCGTTCGTGAGGCGATCTATTCCGGCGCTCTGCCCGCCGCCAGTGAATCCCTCGTCATCACGCGCGCCACCCTGGGTAACGACGCCGGAGTTCAGGGTGCCGCTACGGCCGTGATCGAGCAGATCATGAAGCCAGCGGCGATCGACGGTTGGATCCATCAGGCGGAGACCCTCACCCAGTGA
- a CDS encoding MFS transporter: MTGNRRWRLWQRPWAPVATALTVIAWGGNQFTPLLLYYREASSLSLVAVNAILSVYVLGLTPALLLSGRATDRFGPRRVLVAAAATAVTGSVLMALGAIDPWFLLVGRFVTGLSVGAGMASATSWIAEISRDPFAPATGTRAGARRTTLALTIGFGVGPAVTAACVQWGPSPQVLPYLLHVAVTVLGLVVLRAAPHPSQSVRPARQAGRAPVAIDRSRFMRVVAPSAPWIFGANGISFAVVPVVVAEAVEPYSLAYSTLLVALTFAAGGAVQPLARRVDDPVRGYATLIALGMVAGGTAVAATAGMASSPALGIAAAVMLGSSYGLNLVSGLQEVDRIAPASHRGLIIGIFYTLSYSGFLLPAALAALAQWFSYPLMLGALVLLAMGCLAAVALSARRR; the protein is encoded by the coding sequence ATGACAGGCAACCGCCGCTGGCGCCTCTGGCAGCGTCCGTGGGCTCCCGTCGCGACTGCCCTGACCGTGATTGCGTGGGGAGGGAACCAGTTCACTCCCCTCCTCCTGTACTACCGCGAGGCATCAAGTCTCTCCCTCGTCGCCGTCAACGCGATCCTCAGTGTCTATGTCCTGGGTCTCACGCCGGCGCTGCTGCTCAGCGGGCGGGCGACGGATCGCTTCGGACCGCGAAGGGTGTTGGTCGCTGCGGCCGCGACTGCCGTGACAGGCTCGGTCTTGATGGCGCTGGGGGCGATTGACCCGTGGTTCCTCCTGGTAGGGCGCTTCGTGACCGGACTGTCCGTGGGGGCAGGGATGGCTTCGGCCACGAGTTGGATCGCGGAGATCTCCCGGGACCCGTTCGCCCCAGCAACAGGCACCCGAGCCGGCGCCAGGCGCACGACTCTCGCGCTCACCATCGGCTTCGGTGTCGGGCCCGCGGTCACCGCAGCGTGCGTGCAGTGGGGACCTTCCCCGCAGGTTCTGCCCTACCTGCTGCACGTCGCCGTCACCGTGCTCGGCCTGGTTGTGCTGCGTGCCGCGCCCCATCCCTCGCAGTCAGTACGCCCGGCCCGGCAGGCGGGGCGCGCGCCGGTCGCCATCGACCGATCCCGCTTCATGCGGGTCGTCGCGCCCTCCGCTCCCTGGATCTTCGGCGCCAACGGCATTTCGTTCGCCGTCGTGCCGGTCGTGGTAGCCGAGGCGGTCGAACCGTACTCCTTGGCCTACTCCACGCTGCTCGTCGCCCTCACTTTCGCGGCCGGCGGTGCCGTGCAACCGCTCGCTCGGCGGGTCGACGATCCGGTGCGCGGGTACGCCACCCTGATTGCACTGGGGATGGTTGCCGGCGGTACTGCGGTTGCTGCTACGGCGGGGATGGCCAGCAGCCCGGCGCTCGGAATCGCTGCGGCGGTGATGCTGGGCTCGAGTTACGGCCTGAATCTCGTCTCCGGCCTGCAGGAGGTCGATCGCATCGCACCCGCCTCGCACCGGGGCCTCATCATCGGCATCTTCTACACGCTGAGCTACTCGGGCTTCCTACTGCCCGCCGCGTTGGCCGCGCTGGCTCAGTGGTTCAGCTATCCGCTGATGCTCGGCGCGCTGGTGCTGCTGGCGATGGGATGTCTGGCTGCGGTCGCACTGTCGGCTCGCAGACGCTGA
- a CDS encoding nucleotidyltransferase domain-containing protein → MHFGSPFGGVIIGARGAVLEVLLRTSEPLTGRQIHALVSDDVGLWSVQEALKALTELGIVETHTAGRAGLHTINEDHVAVAPLRALVDPIAALVSTLEQMLNPGTQTALLFGSLARGEGRIDSDIDLAVISASHWDRRVDLQDAVRTRLGNECDVVVFTQDEFQERAAQAEPVVTDILRDGVALIGNKPRISRLAETR, encoded by the coding sequence ATGCACTTCGGTTCCCCGTTCGGCGGGGTCATCATCGGTGCCCGAGGAGCGGTGCTCGAGGTTCTTCTTCGAACCTCCGAGCCTCTCACCGGGCGCCAGATCCATGCCTTGGTCAGTGACGATGTCGGTCTCTGGTCCGTGCAGGAGGCGCTCAAGGCGCTCACCGAGCTAGGCATCGTCGAGACTCATACCGCCGGTCGGGCTGGCCTTCACACAATCAACGAGGACCACGTAGCAGTCGCTCCGCTACGCGCACTCGTGGACCCGATTGCGGCTCTAGTCTCCACACTTGAGCAGATGCTTAATCCCGGAACGCAGACCGCGTTGCTTTTCGGCTCTCTCGCCCGAGGCGAGGGGCGAATCGACAGTGACATCGATTTGGCAGTGATCTCCGCGTCACACTGGGACCGCCGCGTCGATCTCCAGGACGCCGTCCGCACCCGGCTCGGGAACGAGTGCGACGTGGTCGTGTTCACCCAAGACGAGTTCCAGGAACGCGCCGCACAGGCCGAGCCGGTCGTCACCGACATTCTGCGGGACGGGGTCGCGCTCATCGGGAACAAGCCGAGGATCTCGCGCCTGGCGGAGACACGATGA
- a CDS encoding HpcH/HpaI aldolase/citrate lyase family protein, whose amino-acid sequence MLTSLYVPGDRPDRVAKALKSGADCVIVDLEDAVAPSHKQLARESLAEALGGELPVPVQVRVNARGSAWHKDDLAAVGELKADIGVRLPKVNGPDDVAAVQDALPGRDVHALIETAIGVERAFDIARADVASVTLGEADLRAELGLAAGEAGEPGLAWVRSRLVVAAAAARLPAPQMSVWADVKDMDGLARSCAAGKALGFAGRSAIHPAQLPVIRDAFRPTEAELARAQEIIDRVGSAETDGAGTVVLDDGTFLDAAMVRGARRTVRVGRGQVA is encoded by the coding sequence ATGCTGACCTCGCTCTACGTCCCCGGCGATCGGCCCGACCGCGTGGCCAAGGCCCTCAAATCCGGCGCCGACTGCGTGATCGTCGACCTCGAGGACGCGGTCGCGCCCTCGCACAAGCAGCTCGCGCGGGAGTCTCTGGCCGAGGCACTCGGTGGTGAACTGCCCGTGCCGGTCCAGGTGCGGGTAAACGCCCGTGGCTCGGCCTGGCACAAGGACGACCTCGCCGCGGTGGGGGAGTTGAAGGCAGACATCGGCGTTCGCCTGCCGAAGGTCAACGGCCCCGACGACGTCGCTGCCGTGCAGGATGCCCTGCCTGGTCGCGACGTGCATGCCCTGATCGAGACGGCCATCGGCGTCGAGCGGGCCTTCGACATCGCCAGAGCCGACGTGGCATCAGTGACCCTCGGCGAAGCCGACCTGCGCGCCGAACTCGGCCTCGCGGCCGGCGAGGCGGGGGAGCCGGGGCTGGCCTGGGTCCGCTCCCGGCTCGTCGTCGCTGCCGCGGCCGCGCGCCTACCGGCCCCACAGATGAGCGTGTGGGCCGACGTGAAGGACATGGACGGACTTGCCCGCAGTTGCGCGGCGGGCAAGGCGCTGGGATTCGCGGGGCGATCGGCGATTCACCCGGCACAGCTTCCGGTGATCCGGGACGCCTTCCGGCCTACCGAGGCCGAACTCGCCCGCGCCCAGGAGATCATCGACCGCGTCGGCTCCGCCGAAACCGATGGCGCTGGGACCGTCGTGCTGGACGATGGGACATTCTTGGACGCCGCGATGGTGCGCGGCGCTCGGCGGACCGTGCGCGTAGGTCGGGGTCAGGTCGCATGA